One Cotesia glomerata isolate CgM1 linkage group LG8, MPM_Cglom_v2.3, whole genome shotgun sequence genomic window carries:
- the LOC123270898 gene encoding serine/threonine-protein phosphatase 6 regulatory ankyrin repeat subunit C-like: protein MANFNPEEDKLISGIIKGELKTVENLINPLKISNPWFSGYRYLCLATDYLQDEIITYLLSKNTPVNSPTEKFLNSPLNLAVKSNKIHTVKKFLAIGAEIDKKNLSQQNSFDIALERGNLEILEILVDHITNSNISPESYLKLLADLLESSHHKLLEKLLKKCPEIDISAAMPAKNFLCIAVQKNYYSIVELLLRRNINVNSINYSRYGSQTALYIACRIGDSKMADLLLQNGASADIKYDFYYSSAPKNVDQYNLYPIHIAIVYGYCNVVEVLLNNGEDCNKTYFTPYGTEYTALYLACEYHREEIVKLLVARGADVNFQDHRGYKPILAAVSARRNANIVKEDYNIVEFFIRNENIELDFVNMNAILTTAARRLDLDILELVLKFENLEKLVRYQLYVDLMKDRSVNSLPHLAIQFNKSLLNDQNFGKFVEVWATRGLDVNIKDQNGVTLLHKAFWYRHKMAAELLVEFGAEYNVCDKGFTPLDYAFKNNGKEDDDFEGFIDFVGQYFEKMKLLNVCINKRDYEELISRGLESKKYLSEYEKEIEGMKKYGISDDDDDDDDDDVTLYDFVTADLNKMVVLLKNEVVFESLKSGGYGDEFAQYKSVIKARFYKSLIRKKLLDQVDRFTVFNIIKKLPYPCMRKIMDCFCNSDLRDIINEYSLLNNS, encoded by the coding sequence atggcCAATTTCAACCCCGAAGAAGACAAATTAATATCAGGAATAATAAAAGGCGAATTAAAAACAGTAGAAAACCTAATAAACCCTTTAAAAATATCCAATCCTTGGTTTTCCGGCTACAGATACCTCTGCTTAGCCACTGACTACCTTCAGGACGAAATCATAACCTATCTTCTCTCAAAAAACACCCCAGTGAACAGTCCGACTGAAAAATTCCTCAACTCTCCCTTAAACCTAGCCgtgaaatcaaataaaattcacactgtcaaaaaattcttagCAATTGGCGCAgagatagataaaaaaaatctatccCAACAAAATTCATTCGACATCGCTCTAGAACGCGGCAATCTAGAAATCCTTGAAATTCTCGTGGATCACATAACCAACTCGAATATTTCACCCGAAAGCTACTTGAAGCTTCTGGCAGACTTGTTAGAAAGCAGCCACCACAAGCTTCTCGAAAAGCTTCTAAAAAAATGCCCAGAAATCGACATCAGCGCCGCGATGCccgccaaaaattttttatgcatcgCCGTGCAGAAAAACTATTATTCAATCGTAGAACTTTTATTAAGACGCAATATAAACGTCAATTCCATCAATTATTCGCGTTACGGATCGCAAACTGCGCTGTATATAGCTTGCCGAATCGGCGACAGCAAAATGGCGGACTTGCTGCTACAAAATGGCGCGAGCGCGGACATTAAGTACGACTTTTACTACAGCAGCGCCCCTAAGAACGTCGACCAGTACAATTTGTACCCAATTCACATCGCTATTGTCTACGGCTACTGTAATGTCGTCGaagttttgttaaataatggcGAAGATTGCAATAAAACATACTTTACGCCTTACGGAACAGAGTACACTGCGCTGTATCTAGCTTGCGAGTACCACAGAGAAGAAATAGTTAAGCTTCTAGTCGCAAGAGGCGCTGATGTTAACTTCCAAGACCACAGAGGGTACAAACCTATACTTGCGGCAGTGTCCGCTAGGAGGAATGCGAATATTGTGAAAGAAGACTATaatattgttgaattttttattagaaatgaaaatattgaattagATTTTGTGAACATGAACGCCATTTTGACTACAGCTGCTAGAAGGCTTGATCTTGATATTCTTGAGCTTGTTTTGAAGTTTGAGAATTTGGAAAAGCTTGTAAGGTATCAATTGTATGTTGATCTGATGAAAGATAGGTCAGTTAACTCTTTGCCGCATTTAGCGattcaatttaacaaatcGTTGCttaatgatcaaaattttgggAAGTTTGTTGAAGTTTGGGCCACAAGGGGGCTTGATGTCAATATTAAGGATCAAAATGGAGTTACATTACTTCATAAAGCTTTTTGGTATCGACACAAAATGGCGGCTGAATTGTTAGTAGAGTTTGGCGCTGAGTACAATGTGTGTGATAAAGGTTTCACACCGTTAGATTACGCTTTTAAAAACAACGGCAAAGAAGATGATGACTTTGAAGGTTTTATAGATTTTGTGGGTcagtattttgaaaaaatgaaacttttgAATGTTTGTATTAACAAACGGgattatgaagaattaattTCTAGAGGTTTAGAATCTAAGAAGTATCTAAGTGAATATGAGAAAGAAATTGAAGGTATGAAGAAATATGGTATtagtgatgatgatgatgatgatgatgatgatgatgttaCTTTGTATGATTTCGTCACTGCGGACTTGAACAAAATGGTGGTGCTTCTGAAGAATGAAGTTGTTTTTGAGTCTCTGAAGTCTGGAGGTTATGGAGATGAGTTTGCGCAGTATAAAAGTGTGATTAAAGCACGCTTTTACAAAAGTCTGATTAGGAAGAAATTGTTAGATCAAGTTGATAGGTTTactgtttttaatattattaagaaattaccttatCCTTGTATGCGGAAGATTATGGATTGTTTTTGTAATAGTGATTTGAGAGATATAATCAATGAATATTCCCttctaaataattcatga
- the LOC123270340 gene encoding peroxisomal membrane protein PEX16 codes for MVGQSLPKKSYWDTYKQWISSNPHSIADIEKTIQFLSYFTAGRFSESSMASEFIYSLPNLLILLNDRLIYSIKYQNLQLPQFKSQIKIWLSTLEYTEALFEITAKKLWGDYGKWVIIFIIQSVKAILRLFLVHRNKERIIQVPAISPLNHDMLNKVLRNEHIPKEGYQLRRTGLVVRSVHYPSPLETGQWSKLTPLYGEENRVQSPNSESLKNLSLSETLYILKPLIHLTSLMLKENKSWLPWATALTLDIFNLFTISKESANVKYTKEEKQEIIRRKMNVVLYLLRSPFFEKCSKDTINSLLNKMSKNIPLARFIANPVAKYLPHWQESYFYMWSS; via the exons atggtcGGCCAGTCATTACCGAAAAAATCGTATTGGGATACTTACAAGCAATGGATATCATCAAATCCGCATTCAATTGCTGATATTGAAAAAACCATACAgtttttatcatattttacTGCAg GTCGCTTTTCAGAATCGTCGATGGCTAGCGAATTTATCTATTCATtgccaaatttattaatattgctAAATGACCGGCTGATTTATAGTATTAAGTACCAAAATTTGCAACTACCACAATTTAAGtcgcaaataaaaatatggttatcTACTCTTGAGTATACTGAAGCGTTATTTGAAATAACTGCTAAAAAACTGTGGGGAGATTATGGAAAATgggttattatatttattatacaatCTGTTAa AGCAATACTTAGGCTTTTTTTGGTCCATCGAAATAAAGAGCGAATCATCCAAGTGCCAGCAATATCTCCCTTAAACCACGACATGCTCAACAAAGTCCTCCGCAACGAGCATATCCCCAAAGAAGGTTACCAGTTGCGTCGTACAGGCCTTGTTGTGAGGAGCGTGCACTACCCAAGTCCTCTAGAAACCGGACAGTGGTCAAAGCTCACTCCGTTGTACGGTGAAGAGAATCGGGTTCAGTCTCCAAATTCTGAATCgctcaaaaatttatcactttctgag ACACTGTACATACTGAAGCCATTGATCCACCTGACAAGCTTGATGCTAAAAGAGAACAAAAGTTGGCTACCTTGGGCCACTGCGCTCACtctagatatttttaatctcttCACCATCTCCAAGGAATCGGCTAACGTGAAATATACTAAAGAAGAAAAGCAGGAAATTATCAGACGGAAAATGAATGTCGTACTGTACTTATTGCGCTCGCCTTTCTTTGAAAAGTGTAGCAAGGATACAATTAACtctttgttgaataaaatgaGCAAAAACATACCCCTCGCCAGATTCATTGCCAATCCAGTTGCCAAGTACTTGCCGCACTGGCAGGAATCTTACTTCTACATGTGGTCGTCTTAA
- the LOC123270903 gene encoding uncharacterized protein LOC123270903, with protein sequence MAEISCYHSLLYDAIKVSHWITIRRLLERLDVNSVLTKTGPEAGFTALHLACLENNEPLVRFLIYDNNANVEVPADDGTLPIHLAGLLGRSKILLALFGASANIDAKFGREIFSKYAKKGRCFWSDDFGDEITLLTYAVINEKVRLAESLIGFEADVMVKSINNKTLLMYAIEDDNYKLAIEMIKACEDCDDLSLLDAVDNDGLRAIHYIEHREKYRDYRYDEYQLGFMRQKYSLVEKLIDLNVDINATANGNSDTLLLNMAAYRGCVPVVRTLMALYDASVETEALCYAAYPIEYPEKYCRWHDFLALDEDVERNRELCIEVIVKNFTNRRIFGLPVHPDELWYMDNLIAENPRVRNLVKSHEKVFINRFLKENFVHYGNESATVYDIAMMISDRRMLKRLVGNKEHIEAIKKAIGGVRDWYDSDSEDCDDDDDDYLLCLDLDPLPATYRGFTNMLMEIIGKAEKKSELLDMLSKIAHLKKAIPLPYEIILWAVDYLSNKDLEKFVNCFYS encoded by the coding sequence ATGGCTGAAATCTCGTGTTACCATTCCCTCCTGTACGATGCAATCAAAGTCAGCCATTGGATAACAATCCGCAGACTATTAGAACGTCTGGACGTAAACAGTGTCTTAACAAAAACCGGACCTGAAGCAGGCTTCACAGCGCTCCACTTAGCCTGCTTGGAGAACAACGAACCCTTggtaagatttttaatttacgatAATAACGCGAACGTTGAAGTACCAGCTGATGATGGCACCCTTCCGATTCATTTAGCCGGCTTACTCGGGCGCAGTAAAATTCTATTGGCTCTATTTGGAGCAAGCGCTAATATTGACGCTAAATTTGGGCGGGAAATTTTCTCTAAGTACGCTAAAAAAGGCAGATGCTTTTGGTCCGATGATTTTGGGGATGAGATAACACTGCTGACTTACGCagttataaatgaaaaagtgAGGTTAGCCGAGTCATTGATAGGTTTTGAAGCGGATGTTATGGTAAAGAgtattaataacaaaactCTATTGATGTATGCAATAGAAGATGATAATTACAAACTAGCTATTGAAATGATCAAAGCTTGCGAAGATTGTGATGATCTATCACTTTTAGATGCCGTTGATAACGACGGCTTGCGTGCAATTCATTACATAGAGCACAGAGAAAAGTATCGAGATTATAGATATGATGAATACCAATTGGGTTTTATGAGGCAAAAGTATAGTTTAGTGGAGAAGTTAATTGATTTGAATGTTGATATCAATGCGACTGCTAATGGCAACTCTGATACATTGCTTCTCAATATGGCGGCGTACAGAGGATGCGTGCCAGTTGTTAGAACTTTGATGGCGCTGTATGACGCTTCTGTAGAGACTGAAGCTTTGTGTTATGCAGCTTATCCAATAGAATATCCTGAGAAATATTGCCGTTGGCATGATTTTCTGGCACTGGATGAAGATGTGGAACGGAACAGAGAACTTTGTATTGAGGTTATAGTGAAGAATTTTACGAACCGACGCATATTTGGTCTACCTGTACATCCAGATGAATTATGGTATATGGATAACTTGATTGCTGAAAATCCTAGAGTTAGAAACTTGGTGAAGAGTCATGAGAAGGTTTTCATTAATAGATTTCTCAAAGAGAATTTTGTTCACTATGGAAATGAAAGTGCAACAGTTTATGATATTGCGATGATGATTTCTGATAGGAGAATGTTGAAGAGACTTGTTGGGAATAAGGAACATATTGAAGCTATTAAAAAGGCTATTGGTGGGGTTAGGGATTGGTACGATTCTGATAGTGAAGAttgtgatgatgatgatgatgattactTGTTGTGTCTTGATTTGGATCCTCTGCCTGCTACTTATAGGGGTTTTACTAATATGTTGATGGAGATTATTGGAAaggctgaaaaaaaaagcGAGCTTTTAGATATGCTAAGCAAAATTGCACACCTCAAAAAAGCTATTCCTTTGCcgtatgaaattattttatgggCTGTTGATTATTTGAGTAACAAGGATTTGGAAAAGTTtgttaattgtttttacagTTAG
- the LOC123270341 gene encoding lysoplasmalogenase-like protein TMEM86A, whose protein sequence is MSSPTQVLKSIGPKLVPFFKSVCVYFVLLAEQPSLFTACFKCLPIISLIVFVLLHGMNLSDEYKFSRRILTGLIFSCLGDALIVWPNLFVAGMSMFAIAQIMYITAFGFAPLNSTLGAMIYALCTIVIYILMPGLEGILAIGVPIYTTLLGTMAWRAISRVRYFKEPWTWTQLCSCIGSIFFLISDTLLGFHHFYHPVPYATVSIMLTYYAAQLGIALSAVDSKGSAKTPVSLVKQ, encoded by the exons atgtcATCACCAACGCAAGTG ctAAAAAGCATCGGACCAAAATTGGTACCATTCTTCAAGAGTGTTTGTGTATATTTTGTATTACTAGCTGAGCAACCTTCATTATTTACCGCTTGTTTCAAATGTTTACCCATAATAAGTCTCATTGTTTTTGTATTACTTCATGGTATGAATTTATCTGACGA GTATAAATTTTCCCGAAGAATATTAACAGGGTTAATATTCAGTTGCTTGGGCGACGCATTAATTGTATGGCCAAATCTTTTTGTCGCCGGTATGTCAATGTTTGCAATTGCGCAGATAATGTATATTACTGCCTTTGGTTTTGCACCACTGAATTCAACTTTAGGAGCAATGATCTACGCTCTTTGTACCAtag ttatttatatattaatgcCAGGATTAGAAGGAATTTTAGCTATTGGAGTGCCAATATATACTACATTGTTGGGAACAATGGCTTGGCGTGCTATTTCACGAGTTCGCTATTTCAAG gaacCATGGACATGGACACAATTATGCAGTTGCATCGGAAGTATATTCTTCTTAATATCAGATACACTATTAGGTTTCCATCACTTTTATCATCCGGTTCCTTATGCAACG gtATCAATAATGTTAACTTACTATGCAGCGCAATTAGGAATTGCATTAAGTGCTGTTGATTCAAAAGGAAGTGCTAAAACTCCAGTATCTCttgttaaacaataa
- the LOC123270342 gene encoding uncharacterized protein LOC123270342, with amino-acid sequence MKNFIIICCVLVANFGQIRSMAITHSSCPKTSSDHPKLNYTRKPENISEILGHYFGCVYSPSTPVPTESKECIRLNVKPHGQSGWELHLTALPKKTGEQKNESVKKSWNSPLVSYIPLDLHSKYIIYFGCTENQEDWWIEYYARTLELCSEYRYKLDEKMQKYNLTSIPLVNLSHKNCD; translated from the exons atgaagaatttcataattatttgctGCGTATTGGTTGCCAATTTCGGTCAAATAAGATCGATGGCAATAACACATTCTTCATGTCCCAAGACTAGTTCCGACCACCCTAAACTCAACTATACCCGTAAACCTGAGAATATCTCTGAG attttaggACACTATTTCGGATGTGTATACAGTCCCAGTACTCCTGTCCCTACCGAATCAAAAGAGTGTATTAGACTAAATGTGAAACCCCATGGACAGAGCGGTTGGGAACTACATTTAACTGCACTTccaaaaaa aaCTGGCGAACAGAAGAATGAATCAGTGAAAAAATCATGGAACAGCCCTTTAGTAAGTTACATCCCACTGGACCTCCATAGTAAATACATCATCTATTTTGGATGCACTGAAAACCAAGA AGATTGGTGGATTGAATATTACGCAAGAACTCTTGAACTTTGCTCAGAGTACAGATACAAACTAGatgaaaaaatgcaaaaatataatcttaCTTCCATACCTTTGGTCAATCTTAGTCACAAAAATTGCGACTAA